In Leisingera sp. NJS204, the DNA window GATATCGAAAATCAGATCTTTACCCGCCAGGAAATGGTTGGCATCCAGAGTGACTGTCTCGTCGCCGACCTCGACCACGGTCACCGGCAGCACTTGGCCGTCCGGGCTTTGCATCTGCAGCTGAGTACCCAGTTCCAGCGGGATATCCTCGGGGATGCCTTCGCGGGGGATCTCCTGGCGTGCGGCGGGGTTGATCGGGCCGTATCCTTCGGCGCAGGGGATTTCCAGCGTCTTGCTCTCCCCCACGGACATGCCTTCAAGCCCTGCATCCATGCCCGCGATCACATGCCCCGCACCGACGGTGAATTCCAGCGGATCACGGCCCTCGGAACTGTCGAAAACGGTGCCATCCGTCAGCTTGCCTGTGTAGTGGATGCGCACGGTGTCGCCGTTCTTTACCCCGGTCATATGACCTCCAATCGGTTGCGGGTTGATAAAGGAGCGCAGCCTAGCGTCCGCGAATGTGATGTAAACCCGTATGGATACAATTTCACGCTTTGCCCGCCCGGGGCTTCGTGCAACGCTTCAGCAAAGGGAGCGCCCCATGCCAATTACAACTTGTATCTTTGACGCCTACGGGACCTTGTTCGATGTGACCGCTGCGGCGCGGCAGGCCGCCAGCGAGCCGGAATTTCCGCATCTGCAGGACAGTTGGGCGGAGCTGGCCAACAACTGGCGGCTGAAGCAGTTGCAATACACCTGGCTGCGGGCGATCACCAATGCCCATGCCGATTTCTGGGATGTGACGCAGAACGGGCTTGATTGGGCGATGGAGGCGGCCGGGCTGGCAGCAGATGCCGCCTTGCGCCAGCGGCTGCTTGATCTTTACTGGCAGCTGCAGGCCTATCCGGAAGTGCCCGCAATGCTGAACACGCTGAAGTCCGCCGGCATGAACACCGCAATCCTGTCCAATGGATCCCCTGCCATGCTGGATGGTGCAGTACAATCAGCCGGGCTCGGCGATGTGCTGGACGGCGTGCTGTCGGT includes these proteins:
- a CDS encoding FKBP-type peptidyl-prolyl cis-trans isomerase — its product is MTGVKNGDTVRIHYTGKLTDGTVFDSSEGRDPLEFTVGAGHVIAGMDAGLEGMSVGESKTLEIPCAEGYGPINPAARQEIPREGIPEDIPLELGTQLQMQSPDGQVLPVTVVEVGDETVTLDANHFLAGKDLIFDIALVSVS
- a CDS encoding haloacid dehalogenase type II — encoded protein: MPITTCIFDAYGTLFDVTAAARQAASEPEFPHLQDSWAELANNWRLKQLQYTWLRAITNAHADFWDVTQNGLDWAMEAAGLAADAALRQRLLDLYWQLQAYPEVPAMLNTLKSAGMNTAILSNGSPAMLDGAVQSAGLGDVLDGVLSVESAGIFKPDARVYDMVGARFNCAREEVLFVSSNGWDAAGASGYGFVTAWVNRAGEPVDRLPWKPAHILPDLTTIPDLAKG